One window of the Salvia miltiorrhiza cultivar Shanhuang (shh) chromosome 6, IMPLAD_Smil_shh, whole genome shotgun sequence genome contains the following:
- the LOC130988817 gene encoding leucine-rich repeat extensin-like protein 6 translates to MDGSCMMSRLLLLCFLLCVSPNYGFGRKLVDMSVSENHAIATATELQGKSRAMFELDYEGTGPNVNGRSVPLPTLPQPFRLPPPSPPPPPPPPPPY, encoded by the exons ATGGATGGATCTTGTATGATGAGTAGGCTTCTTCTCTTATGTTTTCTTCTCTGCGTTTCACCTAATTACG GCTTTGGAAGAAAACTAGTGGATATGTCAGTCTCAGAAAATCACGCCATTGCTACTGCTACTGAGCTGCAG GGGAAATCAAGGGCAATGTTCGAGTTGGATTATGAAGGAACTGGGCCAAACGTCAATGGAAGATCTGTACCTTTACCCACTCTTCCTCAGCCTTTTCGCCTGCCtccaccgtcgccgccgccaccgccaccgccaccgccgccttATTGA